The segment CTCAAAACATTTTCACTTTTAATGCCGTATTTTAAAACAAGTTCTTTTAAGAGTTTTACACCTGCATTAAATTGCTCTTTACTCATTAAACTTACTTCAAAATTTCCAAGAAAGCAAACTCCTAAACTTTCTAAATTTACCTTATAATTTGTTGCATGCCAAGAGGGCAATTCTTCAGGTTGTCCTTTAAAGATCTTTCCAGTTTGTCCTATCATATAGTGGTAGTCGCAAACATAGTTTGGAAAAGATACTTGCCACTTTTTTCTGTGGTTAAGCATAATTGCATCGGCAACAGCACTTCCATCACCTGGAGCTTCAGTTGCCGAATGGTGTAAAATTATATACTTTATATTTCTCATTTTTCTTTTCCAATTTCATCAATTAAACCTGCTAACTTTTCTACAGCATCGCTTAATCTATCAATTTTTGCACCAAAAACAAATAGTAAATATGTTGCAATAGCCATGGGAAACCCCACATTTTGGATAATTGTTATAATTTCGTCCATATATCTCCTCCAAAAAGTTGACTCAGGCTTTTTGGCCTGAGTCAAGCAATTCAACTATGGAATAAGGTCTGTAAAGTTCCTTTCAACAATTCCACCATCAACAAATTCAACGAGGTTTCCATTTTTAGTTAAGATGGCATTTTTACTAACAACGAGGTTGCCAAGTGCTTGTAGTTCGGCAGTAGTTATACCATCTTTTGGATTACTAAACTCCATTGCGTAGGTTTTCCCATTTTCTGTTTTAAAAACAAGTCTAACTACCTTTGTGCTTGTGTTAGCCATTATTTACCTCCTTATGCAGTATAAGTCTTTGAGATTCTTCTTCTAATAAGAGCAACAGGTTCAGCAAGAAGGTTTGCAATAGATGTTGCGATTTCATATAAATCGGCATCAGTTACGGTAGGTTTTATTCCTGTAACACTTTCTCTCCTTTTTTTGCCATTACTCTCTACAATGATGTCTAAAATTCCATTTTCCTCTAATACTGTCATAGTTTCCTCCTTCTTAAAATTTGAAGAGATCTCTTCACTGTATAGAATAAAAACCCTGTCGAAAAATCACCTAAAAAAAAGTAAAATAGCACCCTTTCTTGAGGAGAGTAGAAAGTTTCCCTCGATACTCCCCCAAAAGTATGATATCCTTCGTTGCTATCACTCCACTTGACTTCGTCAAGGAGAAGAGCGCAGGATGACTGCAATGTGTCATTCTGAGCGTTAGCGAAGAATCTCATCCGTTTATGCTTTCAGGGGGAGTCTTGAGAGGGGTGCCTTTTAACCCCTCAAATATGAGATCCTTCACTAAAGTTTACACTGAGCGAAGCGAACGTACTCAGGATGACAGGAAAAAGGGAATCAGTATGATATGATGGGGGTCATTCTAACGAGGCGACTTTTGCCGAGGAAGAATCTTATATTCGAGGGGGTGGAAAGTCCCCCTCGATGCTCCCCCAAAACATCAGGATCCTTCGCTTACACTTAGGATGACAAGGAAGGATGGGGGAGCCTTGGGGGAGTGTTCCCTTTAATTTCGAGATCCTTCGTCTCTACCGCTCCTCAGGATGACGTGGAAGGCTTGGGAGATAAGAAAAACTGCTTAGGTTGGCAAAAAGGCTCTTAAAATGAATAAAATTAAAAAGAACTTTAATAAAAAATTGAATTTCTGCAATATAATGCTATAATATGATAATTAAGAGGTGAAATAATGAGTCATAATCATACTCATGGTTTAGAAGAAAATCATAAAGATGTTCAGATTAGAGTTCTTGTTACAATTTTGATGAACTTAATAATAACCACTGCAGAATTTGTCTTTGGATT is part of the Caldisericaceae bacterium genome and harbors:
- a CDS encoding DUF2922 domain-containing protein, whose translation is MANTSTKVVRLVFKTENGKTYAMEFSNPKDGITTAELQALGNLVVSKNAILTKNGNLVEFVDGGIVERNFTDLIP
- a CDS encoding N-acetylmuramoyl-L-alanine amidase; this encodes MRNIKYIILHHSATEAPGDGSAVADAIMLNHRKKWQVSFPNYVCDYHYMIGQTGKIFKGQPEELPSWHATNYKVNLESLGVCFLGNFEVSLMSKEQFNAGVKLLKELVLKYGIKSENVL
- a CDS encoding YvrJ family protein, giving the protein MDEIITIIQNVGFPMAIATYLLFVFGAKIDRLSDAVEKLAGLIDEIGKEK